One stretch of Aeromicrobium fastidiosum DNA includes these proteins:
- a CDS encoding phage holin family protein: MSDDRTPVGEASTGQLMTQAMEDISTLIRDELAMAKQDLATTGKRVGLGAGLFGLAGTLALYGLGALIAAAILGIAEGLEPWIAAAIVAVVLFAAAGVAALVGKGSISTAGDPPAARVESVKADIDTAKHGTDHDGTS; the protein is encoded by the coding sequence GTGAGCGACGACCGCACCCCCGTCGGCGAGGCGTCCACGGGCCAGCTCATGACGCAGGCGATGGAGGACATCTCGACGCTGATCCGCGACGAGCTGGCCATGGCCAAGCAGGACCTCGCCACGACGGGCAAGAGGGTCGGCCTCGGTGCGGGACTGTTCGGACTCGCCGGCACCCTCGCGCTGTACGGCCTCGGCGCTCTCATCGCGGCGGCGATCCTCGGCATCGCCGAGGGACTCGAGCCGTGGATCGCCGCGGCGATCGTGGCCGTCGTGCTCTTCGCGGCTGCGGGAGTCGCCGCGCTCGTCGGCAAGGGCAGCATCAGCACGGCCGGTGACCCGCCTGCCGCGCGCGTCGAGAGCGTCAAGGCCGACATCGACACCGCCAAGCACGGCACCGACCACGATGGGAC
- a CDS encoding YtxH domain-containing protein produces the protein MKKLTLLVAAGAGYVLGSRAGRERYEQIKSQANKTWNSPSVQDAVDEVQTHAKQAGADLSHKAGSKVADTASSVKDKVAEKVSSHDTSHEQPSTIAPGQGTA, from the coding sequence GTGAAGAAGCTGACGCTGCTCGTGGCCGCGGGAGCCGGGTACGTCCTCGGATCCCGCGCCGGCCGCGAGCGATACGAGCAGATCAAGAGCCAGGCGAACAAGACCTGGAACAGCCCGTCGGTGCAGGATGCCGTCGACGAGGTGCAGACTCACGCCAAGCAGGCGGGTGCCGACCTCAGCCACAAGGCGGGCTCGAAGGTGGCTGACACCGCCTCGAGCGTCAAGGACAAGGTCGCCGAGAAGGTGTCGTCGCACGACACCAGCCACGAGCAGCCCTCGACGATCGCGCCGGGGCAGGGGACGGCGTGA